In Haemophilus parainfluenzae, one genomic interval encodes:
- the iolG gene encoding inositol 2-dehydrogenase, which yields MIKVGIIGAGRIGRVHSESITKYVKGAEIKAISDVRVTDELKQWAKGMGIAHVYEDYKQILQDPEIDAVLVCSSTNTHAPISIEAARAGKHIFCEKPVDADVNRIKEVLAEVEKAGVKFQVGFNRRFDHNFKAIKTRVENGDIGEPHLIRVTSRDPDAPPIEYVKVSGGMFFDMTIHDFDMIRYLSGSEVVEVYAAGGVLVNPEIGKAGDIDTAVITLKLANGAIGVIDNSRKAVYGYDQRAEVFGSKGAVQTRNDTDSTAVYSCEAGVIAEKPKYFFLERYMQSFADEMACFVDSVVNDKPTLVNGNDGLQPVIIALAAKRSLDEGRPVKLAEIA from the coding sequence ATGATTAAAGTAGGTATTATCGGCGCCGGTCGTATTGGTCGCGTACATTCTGAAAGTATTACAAAATATGTGAAGGGCGCTGAAATCAAAGCGATTTCTGACGTCAGAGTAACGGATGAGCTCAAACAATGGGCAAAAGGCATGGGCATTGCTCATGTTTATGAGGATTACAAACAAATTCTACAAGATCCGGAAATTGATGCTGTATTAGTCTGTTCATCTACCAATACCCATGCGCCTATTTCTATTGAGGCTGCTCGAGCAGGCAAACACATTTTCTGCGAAAAACCAGTTGATGCAGATGTCAATCGCATCAAAGAAGTGTTAGCAGAAGTAGAAAAAGCTGGCGTGAAATTCCAAGTTGGCTTTAATCGCCGCTTTGACCATAACTTCAAAGCGATTAAAACTCGTGTAGAAAATGGTGATATTGGTGAACCGCACTTAATTCGAGTGACCTCGCGTGATCCAGATGCACCACCAATTGAATATGTAAAAGTATCTGGTGGAATGTTCTTCGACATGACTATTCACGACTTCGACATGATTCGCTATTTATCTGGCAGTGAAGTTGTAGAAGTTTATGCAGCTGGTGGCGTACTAGTCAATCCAGAAATCGGTAAAGCTGGCGATATCGACACCGCTGTTATCACCTTAAAACTTGCTAACGGTGCTATTGGTGTGATCGATAATAGCCGAAAAGCAGTTTACGGTTACGATCAACGAGCTGAAGTATTTGGCTCAAAAGGTGCGGTGCAAACTCGCAATGATACCGATTCTACTGCGGTTTATTCCTGTGAAGCTGGTGTGATTGCCGAGAAACCTAAATACTTCTTCTTAGAACGTTATATGCAATCTTTTGCTGATGAAATGGCTTGTTTTGTTGATTCCGTAGTAAACGACAAACCGACTTTAGTGAATGGTAATGATGGGTTACAACCGGTGATTATTGCACTTGCGGCTAAACGTTCATTAGATGAAGGACGCCCAGTCAAACTAGCAGAAATCGCTTAG
- the iolE gene encoding myo-inosose-2 dehydratase: MKAENVKLGIAPIGWTNDDMPDLGKENTFEQCVSEMALAGFTGCEVGNKYPRDVEVLKHKLSVRGIQICNAWFSTFFVDGKKEETIKEFIKHRDFLHAMGAKVIGCSEQSRSIQGTTKAVFKEKTVFTEEEWQLLAEGYNELAKLAAEKGMKVCLHHHMGTGIQTPAEIDKYMEVVNDDVYLLFDSGHIYYSEGSQKAMLDVLEKYIDRICHVHLKDVRDEVVAEVKANDLSFLEGVRKGTFTVPGDGVIDFRPIFDILEKHNYKGWMVVEAEQDPAIANPFEYAVKGRKYIKETAGI, encoded by the coding sequence ATGAAAGCTGAAAACGTGAAATTAGGTATCGCGCCAATTGGTTGGACTAACGATGATATGCCTGATCTTGGCAAAGAAAATACCTTTGAACAATGTGTTAGTGAAATGGCGCTGGCCGGTTTTACTGGATGCGAGGTCGGAAATAAATATCCGCGCGACGTGGAAGTGCTAAAACACAAATTGAGTGTTCGTGGTATTCAAATTTGTAATGCTTGGTTTAGTACCTTTTTTGTAGATGGCAAAAAAGAAGAAACGATCAAAGAATTCATTAAACATCGAGATTTCCTTCATGCGATGGGAGCCAAGGTTATTGGCTGTTCTGAACAAAGCCGTAGTATCCAAGGCACAACAAAAGCTGTTTTTAAAGAAAAAACTGTTTTTACTGAAGAAGAATGGCAACTCCTTGCTGAGGGCTATAATGAACTAGCCAAATTAGCAGCTGAAAAAGGAATGAAAGTATGCCTACATCATCACATGGGTACAGGTATTCAAACGCCAGCTGAAATTGATAAATATATGGAAGTCGTTAACGATGATGTGTATTTATTATTTGATTCTGGTCATATCTATTATTCTGAAGGCTCACAAAAAGCGATGCTAGACGTATTAGAAAAATACATAGATCGAATTTGCCACGTGCATTTAAAAGATGTGCGTGATGAAGTCGTTGCTGAAGTGAAGGCAAATGATCTTAGCTTTTTAGAAGGTGTTCGCAAAGGCACATTCACCGTACCAGGTGATGGTGTAATCGATTTCAGACCAATTTTTGATATTCTTGAAAAACACAATTATAAAGGCTGGATGGTGGTTGAGGCGGAGCAAGACCCTGCCATCGCTAACCCATTTGAATACGCCGTCAAAGGCCGTAAATACATTAAAGAAACAGCGGGGATCTAA
- the iolD gene encoding 3D-(3,5/4)-trihydroxycyclohexane-1,2-dione acylhydrolase (decyclizing), which translates to MKTVRLTVAQALIKFLDNQYIEFDGKVTKFVEGIFGIFGHGNVLGIGQALEQDSGNLIVRQGRNEQGMAHVAIGFAKQNLRKKIYACTSSVGPGAANMITAAATATANRIPLLLLPGDVFATRQPDPVLQQIEQFHDLSISTNDAFKAVSKYWDRVSRPEQLMTACINAMRVLTDPADTGAVTLALPQDVQAEAYDFPEYFLQKRVHRIERTLPTEPMLKSAIELIMSSKKPLIICGGGVRYSEAAEQLKHFAETFHIPFAETQAGKSAVVSEHSFNVGGVGETGCLAANLLAKEADLIIGIGTRYTDFTTSSKWIFQNPEVKFLNINVARFDAYKLDGIQVVADAKETLEKLTALLSPTGYRYRAQWSNSISEAKTQFKQELQRIYHATYTEKDFIPEVNDALDREKVYEEFIKLTQSCLTQSRVLGILNETLGENDIIVGAAGSLPGDLQRAWQSKGENTYHLEYGYSCMGYEVNAALGAKLAQPEKEVYALLGDGSYMMLHSELVTSVQENKKINVVLFDNMTNGCINNLQIGNGMDSFATEFRFRNPQTNKLDGGFVPVDFAMNAASYGCKTYKVTTEEELYAALADAKKQNVSTLIDIKVLPKTMIHGYGSWWHVGVAEVSEKETIRKAHENSVKHINEARRY; encoded by the coding sequence ATGAAAACTGTAAGACTAACTGTGGCACAAGCGCTAATAAAATTCCTTGATAATCAATATATTGAGTTTGACGGTAAAGTCACTAAATTTGTTGAAGGTATCTTTGGTATTTTTGGACATGGCAATGTATTAGGCATTGGTCAAGCATTAGAACAAGACAGCGGTAATCTCATCGTTCGTCAAGGGCGTAATGAACAAGGTATGGCTCATGTGGCCATTGGTTTTGCAAAACAAAATCTACGTAAAAAAATTTATGCTTGCACCTCTTCTGTTGGACCTGGTGCAGCTAATATGATTACAGCAGCTGCAACCGCAACAGCCAATCGTATTCCACTTCTTCTTTTACCGGGTGATGTGTTTGCAACCCGCCAACCAGACCCTGTTTTACAACAAATTGAGCAATTTCACGACTTAAGCATTAGCACAAATGATGCATTTAAAGCAGTAAGCAAATATTGGGATCGTGTTAGTCGTCCAGAACAATTAATGACTGCCTGTATTAATGCCATGCGAGTATTAACTGACCCGGCAGATACCGGTGCAGTAACTCTTGCGCTACCTCAAGATGTTCAAGCTGAAGCCTATGATTTCCCTGAATATTTTCTACAAAAACGGGTTCACAGAATTGAAAGAACACTACCAACTGAGCCAATGTTGAAATCTGCCATTGAGCTTATTATGAGTTCGAAAAAACCATTAATTATTTGTGGTGGTGGTGTGCGTTATTCCGAAGCCGCAGAACAACTCAAACACTTTGCAGAAACATTCCATATTCCTTTTGCAGAGACTCAAGCGGGTAAAAGTGCGGTCGTTTCTGAACACAGTTTTAACGTTGGTGGTGTAGGCGAAACAGGTTGTTTAGCCGCTAATCTCTTGGCAAAAGAGGCTGACCTCATTATCGGTATTGGTACTCGCTATACGGATTTCACAACTTCCTCTAAATGGATCTTCCAAAATCCAGAGGTGAAATTCCTAAATATTAACGTCGCTCGTTTTGATGCCTATAAATTAGATGGCATTCAAGTGGTTGCAGATGCGAAAGAAACGTTAGAAAAACTTACCGCACTTCTCTCGCCAACAGGCTATCGTTATCGTGCACAGTGGAGCAATTCAATTAGTGAAGCTAAAACACAATTTAAACAAGAATTACAACGTATTTATCACGCGACTTACACTGAAAAAGATTTCATCCCAGAAGTGAATGATGCCTTAGATCGAGAAAAAGTTTATGAGGAGTTTATTAAACTTACTCAATCTTGCTTAACACAAAGCCGTGTTCTAGGCATTCTCAATGAGACCTTAGGTGAAAACGATATCATTGTTGGAGCTGCAGGTAGCTTACCTGGCGACTTACAACGCGCATGGCAATCTAAAGGCGAAAATACCTACCATTTAGAATATGGCTATTCTTGTATGGGCTATGAAGTCAATGCGGCTTTAGGCGCAAAATTAGCTCAACCAGAAAAAGAGGTTTATGCCTTATTAGGTGATGGTTCTTATATGATGCTTCATTCTGAACTTGTCACATCTGTACAAGAAAATAAAAAAATTAACGTCGTTTTATTCGATAATATGACTAACGGATGTATTAACAACTTACAAATCGGCAATGGTATGGATAGCTTTGCGACAGAATTCCGTTTCAGAAATCCACAAACCAACAAATTAGATGGTGGATTCGTACCTGTCGATTTTGCCATGAACGCAGCTTCTTACGGATGTAAGACCTACAAAGTTACAACAGAAGAAGAATTGTACGCCGCCTTAGCCGATGCTAAAAAACAAAATGTTTCCACCTTAATTGATATCAAAGTACTACCAAAAACCATGATACATGGTTATGGCAGTTGGTGGCACGTCGGCGTAGCAGAGGTTTCTGAAAAAGAGACTATCCGTAAGGCTCATGAAAATAGTGTGAAACACATTAATGAAGCGAGACGCTATTAG
- a CDS encoding bifunctional 5-dehydro-2-deoxygluconokinase/5-dehydro-2-deoxyphosphogluconate aldolase, giving the protein MKTVEKTLDLICLGRVAVDLYAQQIGARLEDASSFSKYLGGSSGNVAYGTAVQGVKSSMLARVGDEHMGRFLREELQRVGVDTSHLITDKERLTGLVILGIKDQDTFPLIFYRENCADMAITKEDFDESYIASAKALAITGTHLSHPKTREAVLTALEYAGRNNTKRLLDIDYRPVLWGLTSLGDGETRFIDSEAVTKSLQEVLHHFDVLVGTEEEFHIAGGSTDTLTALKNVRKFSHAVLVCKRGALGCSVFEGDIPDDLDGGLNVYGVRVEVLNVLGAGDAFMSGLIRGYINNEGWEQSCRYANACGALVVSRHGCAPAMPTKAELDNYLARTESVPRPDLDSQLNHLHRVTTRKAKWDNLCIFAFDHRKQLVDLAEKCGADVKRIPKLKQLLLQAAERTAQEEGIYDGQAGILADTTFGQAALNEITGKHWWIGRPIELPASRPLRLEYGDLGSQLATWPQEHVVKCLVFYHPKDSIEMKTEQDATLKQVYQACCRTGHELLLEVILPSDMEQNEEYYAEIITHFYHLGIKPDWWKLPGVSAKAWAHISEVIQANDPYCRGILILGLDAPEDKFKAVFDASANAPLVKGFAVGRTIFGQPSGDWLSGKLTDDGLVAEVSERYRRLIKLWKSRQ; this is encoded by the coding sequence ATGAAAACGGTAGAAAAAACACTAGACCTCATTTGTCTCGGTCGCGTAGCTGTTGATCTTTATGCACAACAAATTGGTGCGAGATTAGAAGATGCATCTTCTTTTTCCAAATATCTAGGTGGCTCTTCAGGTAATGTTGCCTATGGAACTGCAGTGCAAGGGGTTAAATCCTCAATGCTAGCACGTGTTGGGGATGAGCATATGGGCCGTTTCTTACGTGAAGAATTACAGCGTGTTGGCGTAGATACCAGTCATCTCATTACGGATAAAGAGCGCCTAACCGGACTTGTCATTTTAGGTATTAAAGATCAGGACACATTCCCATTAATTTTCTATCGTGAAAATTGTGCCGATATGGCTATTACAAAAGAAGACTTTGATGAAAGCTATATTGCCTCCGCTAAAGCATTAGCTATTACAGGGACTCATTTATCCCACCCGAAAACCAGAGAAGCCGTGTTAACCGCATTAGAGTATGCCGGTAGAAATAATACAAAACGTTTGTTAGATATTGATTATCGCCCGGTATTATGGGGACTAACTTCTCTTGGTGATGGTGAAACTCGCTTTATTGATTCAGAAGCGGTGACGAAATCGTTACAAGAAGTATTACATCATTTTGATGTACTCGTGGGTACTGAAGAAGAATTCCATATTGCTGGTGGTTCAACCGATACATTAACCGCACTTAAAAATGTACGTAAGTTCAGTCATGCCGTTTTGGTTTGTAAACGTGGCGCATTAGGCTGTTCAGTATTTGAAGGGGATATCCCTGATGATTTGGATGGCGGATTAAATGTTTATGGCGTGAGAGTGGAAGTACTTAACGTGCTTGGTGCAGGTGATGCATTTATGTCAGGCCTCATTCGAGGTTATATTAATAATGAAGGTTGGGAACAATCTTGTCGTTATGCCAATGCGTGTGGTGCATTAGTGGTGTCTCGCCACGGTTGTGCTCCAGCGATGCCAACAAAAGCCGAGTTAGATAATTACTTAGCTCGTACAGAATCAGTCCCTCGTCCTGATTTAGATTCACAATTAAACCATTTACATCGAGTCACTACCCGAAAAGCAAAATGGGATAATTTATGTATCTTTGCTTTTGATCATCGCAAACAGTTAGTTGATCTCGCTGAGAAATGTGGTGCAGATGTCAAACGAATTCCTAAATTGAAACAACTTCTCTTACAAGCTGCAGAAAGAACTGCACAGGAAGAGGGAATTTATGATGGACAAGCAGGAATTCTTGCCGATACTACTTTTGGTCAAGCTGCACTAAATGAAATTACCGGTAAACATTGGTGGATTGGACGTCCAATTGAACTTCCAGCTTCTCGCCCATTACGTTTGGAATATGGTGATTTAGGTAGTCAATTAGCAACCTGGCCACAAGAACATGTAGTGAAATGTTTGGTCTTTTACCATCCGAAAGACAGTATTGAAATGAAAACAGAGCAAGATGCAACATTAAAACAAGTGTATCAAGCTTGCTGTCGAACAGGACATGAATTGCTATTAGAAGTGATTTTACCTTCAGATATGGAACAAAATGAAGAATACTATGCTGAAATTATTACTCATTTCTATCATTTAGGAATTAAACCGGATTGGTGGAAATTACCAGGTGTTTCAGCAAAAGCTTGGGCACATATTAGCGAAGTCATTCAAGCAAATGATCCATATTGCCGTGGAATCTTGATTTTAGGTTTGGATGCACCGGAAGATAAGTTTAAAGCAGTATTTGATGCATCAGCTAATGCACCTTTAGTCAAAGGTTTTGCTGTAGGGCGAACAATTTTCGGGCAACCATCAGGAGATTGGTTAAGTGGAAAATTAACAGATGATGGGCTTGTTGCTGAAGTGAGTGAAAGATACAGAAGACTCATTAAGCTTTGGAAATCTCGTCAATAA
- a CDS encoding MurR/RpiR family transcriptional regulator: MKEKSQLTNLQTEIQTRYDSLSKRLKQVAKYILDNSDSIVFDTVAVIAEKADVPPSTLIRFASEFGFSGFNEMKQIFRENLMEKTTNYTERLQLSHKIAKSEGEESPEDILTIFSQANSQALHQLAEQTTNEQINEAAKILKEANNIFIIGLKRSFSAACYLNYALQHLDCRSFLINGLGGMFDEQLNQVKEGDVVVAISFSPYAAETVNISKVCAKKGVKQISITDSQISPLLAFSDIAFVIKEAQVLGFRSQCSTMTLVQTLAIVLGLEKEKDKDKDKNTK; the protein is encoded by the coding sequence ATGAAAGAAAAATCTCAATTAACCAATTTACAAACAGAAATACAAACTCGTTACGATAGTTTAAGTAAAAGACTTAAACAAGTTGCAAAATATATCCTAGATAATAGCGACAGTATTGTTTTTGATACCGTTGCCGTTATTGCAGAAAAAGCTGATGTGCCCCCTTCAACGCTTATTCGTTTTGCTTCTGAATTCGGCTTTTCCGGTTTTAACGAAATGAAACAAATCTTCCGTGAAAATCTTATGGAAAAGACCACTAATTACACGGAAAGACTTCAACTTTCACATAAAATTGCTAAATCAGAAGGTGAAGAATCACCAGAAGATATTTTGACTATTTTCTCACAGGCTAATAGCCAAGCATTACATCAGTTAGCGGAACAAACCACAAATGAACAAATTAATGAAGCAGCCAAAATCCTCAAAGAGGCCAATAATATTTTTATCATTGGATTAAAGCGTTCTTTTAGTGCTGCCTGCTATTTAAACTATGCCTTACAACACTTAGATTGTCGTTCTTTTTTAATTAATGGATTAGGTGGAATGTTTGATGAGCAGCTTAATCAAGTCAAAGAAGGAGATGTTGTTGTCGCCATTAGTTTCTCACCTTATGCAGCTGAAACGGTTAATATTAGTAAGGTTTGTGCTAAAAAAGGGGTTAAACAAATTTCTATTACGGATAGCCAAATTAGTCCATTACTCGCATTCAGTGATATTGCATTTGTTATCAAAGAAGCACAAGTGCTCGGCTTCCGTTCTCAGTGCTCAACAATGACCCTCGTGCAAACACTCGCAATTGTATTAGGTTTAGAAAAAGAAAAAGATAAAGATAAAGATAAAAACACCAAATAA
- the frdD gene encoding fumarate reductase subunit FrdD: protein MVEQNPKRSGEPPVWLMFGAGGTVSAIFFPVVILILGLLLPFGLIDPHNLITFAYSWIGKLIILVLTIFPMWCGLHRIHHAMHDLKIHVPAGGFIFYGLATIYTVWVLFAVLGL, encoded by the coding sequence ATGGTCGAACAAAATCCAAAACGCTCTGGTGAACCACCAGTATGGTTGATGTTTGGTGCTGGCGGGACTGTCAGTGCGATTTTCTTCCCTGTTGTGATCTTAATCCTTGGTTTATTGTTACCATTTGGATTAATTGATCCACATAACTTAATTACATTCGCTTATTCTTGGATCGGAAAATTAATTATTTTAGTTTTAACAATTTTCCCAATGTGGTGTGGTTTACACCGTATCCATCATGCGATGCACGATCTTAAAATCCACGTGCCAGCAGGCGGATTTATCTTCTACGGCCTAGCAACTATTTACACTGTTTGGGTGTTATTTGCCGTATTAGGTTTGTAA
- the frdC gene encoding fumarate reductase subunit FrdC, which produces MSVTVSKRKKYVRPMTATWWQKLDFYKAYMVREATSIFAVWFCIVLLYGVLCLASNPVPGLGIIDFIGFLRNPIVVILNIITLIATLYHTATYFVMTPKVMNIIVKNERLPHHVLRNALWAVTAVISVIALILVYM; this is translated from the coding sequence ATGTCAGTAACAGTAAGTAAACGCAAAAAATATGTTCGCCCAATGACGGCTACTTGGTGGCAAAAATTGGATTTCTACAAAGCTTATATGGTGCGTGAAGCAACATCTATCTTTGCCGTATGGTTCTGTATTGTATTGCTTTATGGCGTACTTTGCCTTGCAAGCAATCCTGTTCCAGGTCTAGGCATTATTGATTTCATTGGCTTCTTAAGAAATCCAATTGTAGTGATCTTAAATATCATTACATTAATTGCGACTTTATATCACACTGCAACTTATTTCGTGATGACACCAAAAGTGATGAACATCATTGTTAAAAATGAACGTTTACCACATCACGTGTTAAGAAATGCACTTTGGGCAGTTACGGCTGTGATTAGTGTTATCGCATTAATTTTAGTTTATATGTAG